In Arthrobacter sp. CJ23, the genomic window TTGTCGCCTGCCTTGGCCTGCTTGGCCAGGGCGTCCTCCTGCGCGCAGGCGGACAGGCCCATGGTCAGCCCGGCCAGCAGCACGCCGCCGGCGGCCAGGACGCCGCGGCGCGAGGCGAGGGGGGTCTTGCCGTCCATGCCTATGCCCCCGGGGTGGTGGCTGCGCCGGGCAGCAGCACCGCGGCCGGCTCGCTGTAGTCGACGCGCACGATCCTGCCGTCGTCGTCGAACACCAGGGAGGTCAGGGATGTGAGCGTGCATTCGCGCTTGCGCGGATCGTGCCACAGGCGGCGGCCTTCGGCGCTCAGCCGGGTGGCCCAGATGGGCAGCTGGTGGCTGACCAGGACGGCTTCCGCGCCGTCGCCGCCCAGGGCGATGGCGCGCAGCCGTGCGTCCTCGACGGCCGCCAGCATGCGGGCGGCCTGGTCCTTGTAGGCTTCGCCCCAGGACGGGCGCAGCGGGTTGCGCAGCTGGAACCAGTGCTTGGGCTTGATGAACTCGCCCATGGTGGCGTGGAGGCCCTGGAAGTGGTTCTCGGCCTCGATGATGCGCGGCTCGGTGTGGATCTCAAGGTTGAGTGCCTCGGCCGTGGGCTGCGCCGTCTCCTGGGCGCGCGTCAGCGGCGAAGCGACCAGGTGCACGATCTTGGCGCCGGCCTGGACGCGGGCGGCAAAGTGGTCGGCAAGCATCTGCGCCATGTCCCGTCCGCGTTCGGACAGGTGGAATTCGGGCAGCCTGCCATAGAGGACGCCATCGGGATTGTGGACCTCGCCATGGCGAAGCAGATGGACAGTTGCTTGGGGCATGTTTACCAGTTTCTCAAAGATGTCGGGTGATCTGAAATCTTCTACAGATTGTAGAACTCGAGATTGTTGCGAAATGTTCCCGCCGCACTGGAATAAAAGATGCATATGCATGTTTATACTTGACACAAGGGTCGGTTGATAGTTCAACTAACAATCAGCAGGCCAGGCAAACGGACCACCTTCCACACGAACCAAGGAGCACCACCATGACTCTCCCCGCCAACGTCACCACCGGCATCTGGACCCTCGACAACTCCCACAGCGAAATCGGGTTCACCGTCCGGCACGCAGGCATCAGCAAGGTCCGTGGCCAGTTCACGCAGGCCGAGGCCACCCTGGAACTGGGCGAATCCCTCGCAGCGTCCAAGGTCAACGCCAGCATCCAGACCGCCAGCTTCGACTCCGGCGACGCCAACCGCGACGGCCACGTCAAGGGCGAAGACTTCTTCGACGTCGAGAAGTTCCCGGAAATCACCTTCGTCTCCCGCCACGTCAAGGCCAACGGCGACAGCTTCGACCTGGTGGGCGATCTCACCATCAAGGGCGTCACCAAGGAGGTCGCCATTGAGACCGAATTCAACGGCGTGGCAGTTGACCCCTTCGGCAACACCCGCGCCGGCGTTTCGGGCGAAACCACCATCAGCCGCAAGGACTTCGGCCTGACCTGGAACGCCGTGCTTGAGGCCGGCGGCGTCCTGGTCAGCGACAAGGTTGTCATCAGCCTCGAGCTCGCGTTCATCGCGCCTGCCGCATAACTCCGCACAGTCCTGGCGCCGGCAGAATACCCGGACCGGCGCCCGCGGCGCCCTTGGACCGTGCATTGCACGGTCCAAGGGCGCCGTTTTGCTGTCCCGGACAATCCGGCAATTCTTTGGACAAACCCCCGCCGGTGGCATCAAATTGGCTGAAAATTTCCTAGGCATCCTTCAACCCCGGGTCTAAAGTGAGTGCCATGAGTAGCCCAAACGAAGTTCCTCAGCCTCAGCAGCCAGGCGCACAGCCACCACAGCCCGGCAATGTCCCTCCTGCGGGTTACCAGCCTCCGCAGGGTTATCAGCCGCCTCAGGGGTACCAGCCTCCTGCTCAGCCGGGCCAGCCCATGCCGGGCTACGGAGTCCCTGCGGGCCCCAACAATGCACCGCCGGCAGGCCTAGGCTATGCCGCCCCGGCCCGCAACGCCTTTGGACTGGATTTCAACAACATCGCCCAGCGGCTCAGGGACACCACCGGTGTGCCGCAGCAGCTGACCATTTCCTACTGGCTGTGGGTCGCAGCTGCGGCCCTTGGAGTCATTGCAAGCATCATCAACATCTTCACTATCCGGAGCATGTTCGGCGAACTGCTGATCGGAGCCGGCATAGCGGGCCTTGTGTTCAGCCTGGTCTTCGCGGCGTTCTATGTATTCATTGCGATCCGGCTGAAGGAAGGCGCCCGCTGGGCTCGCCTGGTGCTGTCGATCCTGGGCGGACTGGCGGCCATTTCGCTGCTGTTCCAGCTCATCACCCTCAACATCAACTTCATCGGATCGGCCGCAGCAGTCGCAGCAGCCGTCCTGATGTGGCTCCCGGAATCGCAGAAGCACTTCGTGTAGTCCCGTCCCACCGCTCTCACCTCTGAAGGCCACGGCAAGCTGCCGTGGCCTTCAGTGCCAATGTCGCCAGGCTCCCTGCCACCACATTTCCTGCGTGTGATCCTCCCTGGCGCCTTGCTGCAGGGGTACGGTGGAATTAAGCCAGGCTGGGGGCAGGGTCGTTTTGCTGCACCCGGCAGCCGCTATCGCAGTCGACCAAGCAAAGGAACGCCATGAGCAACCCTCCTTATCCGCCGTCCAACCCGGGTAACGGAACCAGCCCCGGTAACGGAACCCCCGAAGAGCCGCAGTATGGCGAGCGCGCGCCGCAGTTCGGCCAGCCCGCGCCCCAGTACGGGCAGAACGCCCCGCAGCCGGGCCAGCCCGCCGCACCGCAGTACGGCCAGCAGGCTCCCCAATACGGACAGCAGCCGTCCCCGTACGGGCAGCAGCCTTCGCCCTACGGCCAGCAGCCCTCCCCTTACGCGCAGCAAAACGTGTGGCCGAGCCAGCAGCCGGCGCCCGCCGGAGTGCCGCAGCTGGTCAACATCTCCTTCTGGCTGATCCTTGCTGCCGGGCTGCTGACCTTGGTCGGTATCCCCTTCGCGTCCGCCACCCTGAATTCACCGGAGGGCAGGAGCATGATCGACGAGGCGCTGGCCGCCCAGGGCAGCAATGCCTCCGGCCTGGACGCTGACAGCCTCATCAGCATCGCGGTCACCGTCTTCATTGTCTTCTCGGTGATCTTTGCCGGGCTCTACGCCCTGGTTGCCTTCGGTGTCCGCAAGGGCAAGAACTGGGCACGCATCCTCGGCACGGTCTTCGCCGCAATTTCGCTGCTGGGGCTGAGCCAGCCCGGCGTGGGCACCATCAGCATCCTGCTGGGCATCGCTGCGATCGTGCTGCTGTACTTGCCGGCTTCGGCACCGTACTTCCGCAAGGCCCAGCCCTTCGCGAACCCCTACAACCAGCCGGGGAACCCGTACGGCCGCTAGGCCAGGGACCAGCAAGCGAACGGGCGCGGACCCGGCCGGGGCTAGACTGCCCGGCCCGGTGTCTGCGCCCGTTGTGCGTGGTAGGCGAGGATCTGCAGTTCGGTGGCCATGTCCACCTTGCGCAGGTTGACGTGCGGGGGCACCTGCAGCAGGACCGGGGCGAAGCTGAGGATGCTGCGGATGCCCGCCGCAATTACGCGGTCGCAGACGTCCTGCGCCACAGTGGCCGGCAGGGCCAGCACCACCATATTGGCGCCTGTCCGCTCCAGCACGCGTTCAAGTTCAGCGCTGTCGCTGACGCGCAGCCAGCCGACCTCGTTGCCGATCACCATGGGATCCGCGTCGAAGATCGCCACGACGTCGAAGCCGCGGGATTCGAAACCGCCGTACCGGGCGAGGGCCTTGCCGAGGTTGCCGGCACCGACAATCGCGACCTTCCAGTCGTGTGTCAGGCCGAGGGCCGCGGCGATGTGGCGGCTCAGGTTCTGGACCTCGTAGCCCACCCCGCGCGTGCCGTAGGAGCCCACGTACGAGAGATCCTTGCGGAGCGTGGAGGAACTGACACCGGAGGCCTCGGCCAGAGCCTCTGACGACACCCGTTCCACGCCTTCGGCCAGCAGGGAGTTCAACGCGCGCAGGTAGAGCGTCATCCGGGCCACGGCCGCGGGCGGAATCTGCTTGGCGGCAGATTCTTGATCCCCTGTTGTCGCCTTGGGCGACGGTTCCAGCGCAGTCACGGTCTCTCCATTGCGTCTCTTGGTTGTTCCACTCTATGACTCCGTTGCCGGACGCAACAAAGCGATGACAGAACGTGCAGCCGGCTCAGCCGGCCAGCGCCTTCTGCAGGACCCGCGCCAGCCGGGCCTCGTCGATCTTCCAGAAGTCCCGCTGGACCCCGTCCACCAGCACCACGGGGACTTCTTCCGCGTAGCGCTCCTGCAGGGCGGGGTCGGCGTCGATGGACTGCTCGGTCCAGCCCAGCCCCAGCCCTGAGGTCACGCGTTCGACGGCGTCGCGCGCCGCGGCGCACAGGTGGCAGTCAGATTTGGTAAGAAGTACGACGTCGGGATTCGGCATGCCTCAACGGTAGCGGGAGGCGGGGCGCGCCGTCGACGCGGGGTGGCGGGGCCCGGCCAGCACCGCAAGGCTCCGGCGATTGATTAGACTCAAGGCATGCCCGACGAGAAGAACGCCGCTGCGGCCAAGGCGCCCAACGCACCGCAGCACTACGGCGAAGCCGCATTCTTCGACGTCGACAACACCTTGATGAAGGGCGCCAGCCTCTTCCACGTGGCGCGCAAGATGTACGAACGCAAGGCGTTCACGTTGTCGCAGGCCGCCGGATTCGCGTGGAAGCAGTTCAAGTTCGTGCTGCGCGGCGAGAACATGGACGATGTGCACTCGGTGCGGGATTCCGCCCTGACGCTCGCGGCCGGCATCTCCGTGGCCGATGTCAAGGAACTCGGCGAAGAGGTCTACGACGAAATGATCGAGTCGCGGATCTGGCCGGGCACCAAGGCCCTGGCCGAACAGCACCTGCGGGTCGGCAGGAGGGTGTGGCTGGTGACGGCGACGCCCATTGAAGTGGCCAGCGTCATCGCCACCCGGCTCGGCCTGACGGGCGCGCTCGGCACGGTCGGCGAAATCCACGACGGCAAGTACACCGGCCAACTGGTGGGCGATATCCTCCACGGCCCCGCCAAGGCCGTGGCGGTCAAGCGCGTAGCCGAGGAAGAGGGCCTGGACCTTGACCGCTGCTGGGCGTACAGCGACTCGCACAACGACATCCCGCTGCTGACCCTGGTGGGCCACCCGGTGGTCATCAACCCGGACGCGTCCCTGCGCCGCCATGCCCGGGAGAACAACTGGCCCGTGTACGACTTCCGCTCCGGCCGCCGTGCCGCCACCCTCGGGCTGAAGGCCGCGACCGTTGGCGGTGCCGTGTACGGCCTGTGGCGGGGCTTCTCCAAGTTCCGCGGGCCGCGCGTCTAAATCCACACCCGGCGTCGCGGCTGACTGCCCGACGGCGAAACGCCGCCGTCGGCCCCACCCAGGACGCAAAAATGCCCGCCACCTCGGAAGGTGACGGGCATTCACGCTTTGTGAAGTATCTCTACTTCTTATTGCGGCGCTGGTGACGGGTCTTGCGAAGCAGCTTGCGGTGCTTCTTCTTGGCCATACGCTTGCGGCGCTTCTTAATAACTGAACCCACGAAAGTTCCTTACCAAACTAGATGAAGATCCTGTCCGCTGGGTGAGGCCTTGAGCTGAGCAACAGACTCGTCAACTGACAGATTCTTACAATGACGTAAAACGTTCCTTAACAGGGTACCGCCTATCCGGGGCACCCAATGACCGCCGTCCGCTCAACGGACCACAGCAGGCCTCAGGCCGACTCGGATTGTCCGTCCACGATGGCACTCTTGAGATACTGCGCCACAGCTTCTTCGGGAACGCGGAAGGACCGGCCAAACCTGACGGCAGGCATTTCCCCGGAATGGACCAAGCGGTACACGGTCATTTTGGAAACACGCAGGACCTCGGCTACTTCTGCCACGGTCATGAAGCGTGCGTTCGAGAAGTTAGCCCCTGAAGACATTTCTCTTATTCCTTTGCTCTCAGCTCGCGACAGTGACGCCACGAAATTGCCTGGGTCCGTCGATGCTGAGCCATCAATCTAACCATCTGCTAGATACTCTAGGTGCTGATGGTGCCGCTGTGAAAGTGTCTGGGCCAAATCCGCGTTCCCGGGAGGGGCCTAGGCGGCCGTAGCCAGCCGGCGCTTCCGGGCAGAGGCGGCGAGCTGGTCCAGCACGGACACCGTGACGTCCCATTCCATGCAGGCATCGGTGACGCTCTGGCCGTAGACGAGCTCGGCGGAACCGGAGAGCTGTTCCGAGACGTCCAAGTTCTGGGCGCCGCCCACGAGGAAGCTTTCGAGCATGACGCCTGCGATCGGGGAGGACTCCCCGGCCTCAAGCTGCGCACCGATTTCGAGGGCCACCTCGGCCTGTCGGTGGTGGCTCTTGCCGCTGTTGGCATGGCTGGCGTCCACGATCAGGCGCGGGTTCAGGCCCTTGGCCGAGAGGCGCCCGGAGGCCGCTGCGACGTCGTCGGCAGAGTAGTTGGGTCCCTTGCGTCCGCCGCGCAGGATGACGTGGGTGTCCGGGTTTCCGGCGGTGGCCACCAGGGCCGCACGGCCATCGCCGTCGATCCCGAGGAAGGCCTGCTGCGCTGCAGCGGCACCGCAGGCGTCGATCGCGACCTGTAGGTCGCCGTCGGTCCCGTTCTTGAAGCCGATCGGCATGGACAGCCCGGACGCGAGCTGGCGATGGATCTGGCTTTCGGTGGTGCGGGCACCGATGGCGCCCCAGGAGACGAGGTCGGCCATGTACTGGGGGCTGATCGGCTCGAGGAATTCGGTGGCGGTGGGCAGGCCCAGGGCAGTCACCTGGTGCAGGAAGCCGCGGGCGGCGCGCAGGCCGGCGGCGATGTCGTGGCTGCCGTCCAGGTGGGGATCGTTGATGAGGCCCTTCCAGCCGACGGTGGTGCGCGGTTTTTCGAAGTACGCCCGCATGACCACCAGCAGGTCTTCCTTGTGCTTTTCGGCCTGGCTGACCAGGCGGCGGGCGTATTCGAGCCCCGCCTTGGGATCGTGGATGGAGCACGGTCCCACGATCACCAGGAGGCGGTCATCCACGCCGTCCATGATGGCGCGGACTTCGTCGCGGCCACGTTCGACGACGGCTGCGGTCTTCTCGTTCAGCGGCAGCTCGGCGATCACTTCCTGCGGGGCGGGAAGGGGCTCGAAGCGGCCGACGCGCAGGTTCGACGTCGACGGCTGGCTGGCGCCGCCGCTCAGGGCGCTGCCTTCGGTTTCGGTGGTTTCTGCGGCGATGCTGGTCATGATGGGTCCTGTTCCGGATGTGGAGCGGGTCCCAGTTCAGAACCCGCCGGATATGGCGAAGGGCAGAGAATGATCTCTGCCCTGTTGGCTCTGAAGGTGTGTTGGATGCGTGTCAGTGCGACGCGGGCCCCTCCAGAGCCAACGAAAAATACGCATACCAACGGTTAGTCATGGACACACCATAGCCCGGGCGTCCCGGGCCGGCCAAATTCCGTCCACGATGTGGCGCCCTGGCGTTTCTGGGGCACCCGCCCCGGCTCCAGGAGCAACGGCCCGCGCGCCAAACCGCCGTCATGCACGCCGGCCCCCGAGTCATGATGAGAAAACGCTTCCCCGTACCCGCTAGGCTTTCTGTGGCAGCAAGTGTTTGGCAGAGGAAGGACTCCATGGCGGGCAGACGCGAAACCCGGCGCATCGGCATCGCCGACGTCGCCCTCAAGGCCGGAGTTTCCCATGCCACGGTGTCGCGGGTCATGAACGGGAACACCACCGTTGATCCCGTCATCGCGGCCCGGGTGCGGGCCGCCGCCACCGAGCTGAAATACAAGCCGAACCCCATGGGCCGCAGCCTGGCGCTGGGAAAATCGGACACGATCGGCATCGTGGTCCCGGATCTCTCCAACCCCACCTTCCAGGCCATCCTCCGCGGCCTCAGTGTCGCGGCCGCACGGGACGGCTACCGCGTGCTGATCGCCGATTCCTCCGAGGTCTCCAGCGAGGAAGCCATCCTGGCCGGTGAGGCCAGGCGCCGCTGCGACGGCGTGGTGCTCTGCGCCCCGCGCATGAGCGACGCAGAGCTGGAGGAGCTGGCCCCGTCCCTGTATCCGCTGGTCCTCATCAACCGCACCACCACCTCGGTTCCCACCCCCAGCCTGGTGGTGGACTACGGCCAGGGCATCCAGGAACTCGGCGCCCATCTGGTGGGCCTCGGCCACCGCCGGCTGCTCTACCTGACCGGCCCCAAGGCCAGTGCCTCGAATGTGCAGCGGCTCGCGGGCCTGAGGCAGTTCACTGCCGACTTCCCCGAGGTGGAACTGCAGATCCTGCCTGGCGGGAACACCTTCGACGCCGGCTTTGAGGCAACGGACGCCGTGCAGGCCAGCGGCGCCACGGGCATCCTGGTCTTCAACGACCTCGCCGCCATGGGGCTCCTCAACGGGCTCAGTGCGCGCGGCGTGCGCGTCCCCGAGGACATGTCCCTCACCGGCTTCGATGACATGCCGTTCGCGCGGTACACCATGCCTCCCCTCACCACGGCGGCGGTCCCTATTGCCAGCCTGGGCGACCTCGCCTGGCGGCGCATGCGGGACCAGATCATGAACAACGACGCCGAGTCCCCCACCGACTACTTCGCGCCGCAGATGGAAATCCGGGGCAGCACAGGACCGGTCAGGGCGTAGCCTTGGCGGCCTGCCCCATCCCCGCTTCGCGGTAGAAGCCGTGGATGTGCGCGGCCACCAGCCCGGCCGCGCGTGCGCCGTCGCCGTCGTTCACGGCCTGCAGGATGGCGCGGTGCTCGGACCGCAGGCGCGCGGCGGTGGCATCCCAGTCGGGCAGATTGGCCGTGAGCGCAGCGGCGTAGCCTTCAATCGCTTCCCGGAGCGAGCCCATCATGGTGCTCACCACGGCATTTCCGGCCGCCTCCGCCAGCGCCAGGTGGAAGCGGACGTCCAGTCCGAGGAAGTCCTCGACGGCGGAGTGCGCGTCCATCTCGTCCAGCAGCCTGGCGGCCTCCGCCAGGGCGGGGGCGTCCGCGGTGGCACGCGCCACCGCCCACGATTCCAGCAGGGCCCGCGTCTCCACGATGTCGGCGACGGGCAGGTGCTGGGTGGCGACATGGAGACGGAGCGCCGAGCCGAGTGCCGAGGCGGGCTCCGCGATGACCACGGTCCCCGCGTCCTTGCCCGAGCCGACTCCTGCGCGGACCACTCCCATGGCCTCGAGGATCCGGATGGCCTCCCGGACCGAGGTGCGGGACACCTGCAGCTGCTCGGCCAGGGCCCGCTCGGCCGGGAGCCGGCCGCCGAGAAGCAGCTGGCCATCGGAGAGTTGCTTCTCGATCCAGTGCAGGACGAGTTCGTGGGTACGCATAATCGAAGTTTACTTGATGTGGTTGGACCACATGATCTAGAGTGTGGTCCAACCACACAATCGAGTCCGGAGACAGCAATGACGCAGACCATCCAGCCCACCACTCCGCTGAACGGCGCCAGCGGTGACGCCTCCGCACGCGGCGGCACCGCCGTCGGGCGCCCGCCGGCCCTCAAGCGGCGCGTGCCGAAGATCGCCGACCTGGCTCCGTTGATGCAGTTCAAGAAGCCGGACTTCAGCCAGGCCGCCCGCCTGCGCCGCGCCAGCACCATCTGGGAGCTGCGGGACATCGCCAAGCGCCGTACCCCGCAGGCCCCCTTCGACTACACCGACGGCGCCGCGGAAGCGGAGATCACCCTGCGCCGGGCCCGCGAGGCCTTCCAGGACATCGAGTTCCGGCCGGGCATCCTGCGCGACGTGTCCAGCATCGACCTCCGCACGGACATCCTGGGCAAGGAATCCCGGCTGCCCTTCGGCATCGCACCCACGGGCTTCACCCGCATGATGCAGTCCGAGGGCGAATACGCCGGCTCGCAGGCCGCGGAGGCCGCCGGCATTCCCTACACCCTGTCCACCATGGGCACCGCCTCCATCGAGGACGTGGCCGCCGCCGCCCCGAACGGGCGCAACTGGTTCCAGCTATACCTGTGGACGGACCGCGAACGTTCGCTGGAACTCATCGAACGGGCCGCCGCGGCCGGGAACGATACCCTCATGGTCACGGTGGACACCGCCGTCGCCGGGGCCCGCCTGCGCGATGTCCGCAACGGCATGACCATTCCCCCGGCGCTGACCATCAAGACGGTCCTGGACGCCTCGTACCGCCCGGCCTGGTGGTTCAACTTCCTCACCCACGAGCCGCTGACGTTCGCCTCGCTCTCTCGCTACACCGGCACGGTGGCCGACCTCATCAATTCCATGTTCGACCCCACCCTGACGTTCGATGACCTCGACTGGCTGCGCGAAACGTGGAAGGGCAAGCTGGT contains:
- a CDS encoding histidine phosphatase family protein, which codes for MPQATVHLLRHGEVHNPDGVLYGRLPEFHLSERGRDMAQMLADHFAARVQAGAKIVHLVASPLTRAQETAQPTAEALNLEIHTEPRIIEAENHFQGLHATMGEFIKPKHWFQLRNPLRPSWGEAYKDQAARMLAAVEDARLRAIALGGDGAEAVLVSHQLPIWATRLSAEGRRLWHDPRKRECTLTSLTSLVFDDDGRIVRVDYSEPAAVLLPGAATTPGA
- a CDS encoding YceI family protein, whose translation is MTLPANVTTGIWTLDNSHSEIGFTVRHAGISKVRGQFTQAEATLELGESLAASKVNASIQTASFDSGDANRDGHVKGEDFFDVEKFPEITFVSRHVKANGDSFDLVGDLTIKGVTKEVAIETEFNGVAVDPFGNTRAGVSGETTISRKDFGLTWNAVLEAGGVLVSDKVVISLELAFIAPAA
- a CDS encoding redox-sensing transcriptional repressor Rex codes for the protein MTALEPSPKATTGDQESAAKQIPPAAVARMTLYLRALNSLLAEGVERVSSEALAEASGVSSSTLRKDLSYVGSYGTRGVGYEVQNLSRHIAAALGLTHDWKVAIVGAGNLGKALARYGGFESRGFDVVAIFDADPMVIGNEVGWLRVSDSAELERVLERTGANMVVLALPATVAQDVCDRVIAAGIRSILSFAPVLLQVPPHVNLRKVDMATELQILAYHAQRAQTPGRAV
- a CDS encoding glutaredoxin family protein, coding for MPNPDVVLLTKSDCHLCAAARDAVERVTSGLGLGWTEQSIDADPALQERYAEEVPVVLVDGVQRDFWKIDEARLARVLQKALAG
- a CDS encoding HAD family phosphatase is translated as MPDEKNAAAAKAPNAPQHYGEAAFFDVDNTLMKGASLFHVARKMYERKAFTLSQAAGFAWKQFKFVLRGENMDDVHSVRDSALTLAAGISVADVKELGEEVYDEMIESRIWPGTKALAEQHLRVGRRVWLVTATPIEVASVIATRLGLTGALGTVGEIHDGKYTGQLVGDILHGPAKAVAVKRVAEEEGLDLDRCWAYSDSHNDIPLLTLVGHPVVINPDASLRRHARENNWPVYDFRSGRRAATLGLKAATVGGAVYGLWRGFSKFRGPRV
- a CDS encoding 30S ribosomal protein bS22, with translation MGSVIKKRRKRMAKKKHRKLLRKTRHQRRNKK
- a CDS encoding helix-turn-helix domain-containing protein, yielding MSSGANFSNARFMTVAEVAEVLRVSKMTVYRLVHSGEMPAVRFGRSFRVPEEAVAQYLKSAIVDGQSESA
- a CDS encoding 3-deoxy-7-phosphoheptulonate synthase, translating into MTSIAAETTETEGSALSGGASQPSTSNLRVGRFEPLPAPQEVIAELPLNEKTAAVVERGRDEVRAIMDGVDDRLLVIVGPCSIHDPKAGLEYARRLVSQAEKHKEDLLVVMRAYFEKPRTTVGWKGLINDPHLDGSHDIAAGLRAARGFLHQVTALGLPTATEFLEPISPQYMADLVSWGAIGARTTESQIHRQLASGLSMPIGFKNGTDGDLQVAIDACGAAAAQQAFLGIDGDGRAALVATAGNPDTHVILRGGRKGPNYSADDVAAASGRLSAKGLNPRLIVDASHANSGKSHHRQAEVALEIGAQLEAGESSPIAGVMLESFLVGGAQNLDVSEQLSGSAELVYGQSVTDACMEWDVTVSVLDQLAASARKRRLATAA
- a CDS encoding LacI family DNA-binding transcriptional regulator, whose protein sequence is MAGRRETRRIGIADVALKAGVSHATVSRVMNGNTTVDPVIAARVRAAATELKYKPNPMGRSLALGKSDTIGIVVPDLSNPTFQAILRGLSVAAARDGYRVLIADSSEVSSEEAILAGEARRRCDGVVLCAPRMSDAELEELAPSLYPLVLINRTTTSVPTPSLVVDYGQGIQELGAHLVGLGHRRLLYLTGPKASASNVQRLAGLRQFTADFPEVELQILPGGNTFDAGFEATDAVQASGATGILVFNDLAAMGLLNGLSARGVRVPEDMSLTGFDDMPFARYTMPPLTTAAVPIASLGDLAWRRMRDQIMNNDAESPTDYFAPQMEIRGSTGPVRA
- a CDS encoding FadR/GntR family transcriptional regulator; this translates as MRTHELVLHWIEKQLSDGQLLLGGRLPAERALAEQLQVSRTSVREAIRILEAMGVVRAGVGSGKDAGTVVIAEPASALGSALRLHVATQHLPVADIVETRALLESWAVARATADAPALAEAARLLDEMDAHSAVEDFLGLDVRFHLALAEAAGNAVVSTMMGSLREAIEGYAAALTANLPDWDATAARLRSEHRAILQAVNDGDGARAAGLVAAHIHGFYREAGMGQAAKATP
- a CDS encoding alpha-hydroxy-acid oxidizing protein; protein product: MTQTIQPTTPLNGASGDASARGGTAVGRPPALKRRVPKIADLAPLMQFKKPDFSQAARLRRASTIWELRDIAKRRTPQAPFDYTDGAAEAEITLRRAREAFQDIEFRPGILRDVSSIDLRTDILGKESRLPFGIAPTGFTRMMQSEGEYAGSQAAEAAGIPYTLSTMGTASIEDVAAAAPNGRNWFQLYLWTDRERSLELIERAAAAGNDTLMVTVDTAVAGARLRDVRNGMTIPPALTIKTVLDASYRPAWWFNFLTHEPLTFASLSRYTGTVADLINSMFDPTLTFDDLDWLRETWKGKLVVKGIQTVDDARKVVDHGADGIVLSNHGGRQLDRAPIPFHLLPEVSAALKGKADIILDTGIMSGADIVAALALGADFTLIGRAYLYGLMAGGRAGVDRTIQILEKDMARTMALLGVSKVAELTPEHVRLLQK